The following proteins come from a genomic window of Thermosinus carboxydivorans Nor1:
- a CDS encoding putative bifunctional diguanylate cyclase/phosphodiesterase, with the protein MSASPYIMLKIDTRTGNVCYAEGPGLKVLGCQAGELVGRPWNELLASFSTKVGTGIKVYGVPQLTGKEPAELTQRLMYIQLPRAAPSRGKTTGVRIPGKRELKKEWEMLTRQAPLAMLLWDIGCLHQVARIFGPEAKKKAMKHVSKQVGSLVDEAHRLFKLRDTEFLFIITGQAANQAEVGQLFARLIENTGQPLKVGDYNLSMTINAGLVRYPDDGTDLEELIKKGGQAILKAQSSGHNTWTTYDQTMKLDLTQEMALVADLREAILTDKLELYYQPQVQIATGQVTGVEALLRWKHPVYGEIPPACFVLLAERSGLANRLTEWVLEHACRQGKKWLDAGVKFGRIAVNISANCFAGGWLNKAVRRVLAATGLEPQFLELEITENIEIVSTAVVRDMLAELRRSGITIAFDDFGIGYSSFKYIKLFPLDTVKIDRLFVADVTHDVSSYAIVQTVIRLAADLGLSTVAEGVETVEQLTLLQAAGCDKYQGYLLSPPVPARDVVALLCRHSR; encoded by the coding sequence TTGTCAGCTAGTCCCTATATTATGCTAAAAATCGATACCCGCACCGGCAATGTCTGTTATGCCGAAGGACCGGGGCTTAAGGTTCTGGGTTGTCAAGCCGGAGAATTAGTAGGGCGGCCTTGGAATGAATTGCTCGCGTCCTTTTCGACCAAGGTGGGGACTGGTATAAAAGTTTATGGCGTGCCGCAGCTGACGGGCAAGGAGCCGGCGGAACTTACGCAGCGGTTGATGTATATCCAGCTGCCGAGGGCGGCGCCAAGCCGGGGGAAAACGACCGGCGTACGTATTCCGGGTAAGCGGGAATTGAAAAAAGAGTGGGAGATGCTGACCCGGCAGGCCCCACTGGCAATGCTGTTATGGGATATAGGCTGCCTGCACCAGGTTGCTCGTATCTTTGGGCCGGAGGCCAAAAAAAAGGCCATGAAGCATGTAAGCAAACAGGTGGGCAGCCTAGTCGACGAGGCGCATCGCCTGTTTAAATTACGTGATACCGAGTTTTTGTTTATAATAACCGGACAAGCTGCTAACCAGGCGGAGGTTGGGCAATTATTCGCGCGACTTATTGAAAATACCGGTCAGCCCCTGAAAGTTGGCGACTACAATCTGAGCATGACGATTAATGCCGGGCTGGTCCGGTACCCTGACGACGGCACCGATCTTGAAGAACTAATCAAAAAAGGCGGACAGGCTATTCTTAAGGCGCAAAGCAGCGGACACAATACGTGGACGACCTATGACCAGACAATGAAACTGGATTTGACACAAGAGATGGCCCTGGTAGCTGATCTTCGCGAAGCAATTTTAACTGATAAGCTTGAGTTGTATTACCAGCCGCAGGTGCAAATTGCTACCGGCCAAGTGACCGGGGTTGAAGCGCTGTTACGCTGGAAGCACCCGGTGTATGGGGAGATACCGCCGGCTTGCTTTGTTCTGCTGGCGGAACGGTCCGGCCTTGCCAACCGGCTAACCGAATGGGTGCTTGAACATGCTTGTCGGCAGGGGAAAAAATGGCTGGATGCCGGGGTGAAATTTGGCCGGATAGCCGTAAATATTTCGGCGAACTGTTTTGCAGGAGGATGGTTAAATAAGGCGGTAAGAAGGGTACTTGCTGCTACCGGGCTTGAGCCACAATTTTTGGAATTGGAAATTACCGAAAATATTGAGATTGTCAGCACAGCCGTGGTGCGGGACATGCTGGCGGAGTTGCGCCGCAGCGGGATAACGATTGCATTCGATGATTTTGGCATCGGCTATTCATCATTTAAATATATAAAACTGTTTCCTCTGGACACGGTCAAAATTGACAGGTTATTTGTCGCTGATGTAACCCACGATGTCAGCAGTTACGCTATAGTCCAGACAGTTATAAGACTGGCGGCTGACTTGGGATTGAGCACTGTAGCCGAGGGGGTGGAAACGGTAGAACAGCTCACGCTTTTGCAAGCAGCCGGGTGCGATAAATACCAGGGCTATTTGTTAAGTCCGCCTGTGCCTGCTCGCGATGTTGTTGCTTTGCTCTGTCGCCATAGCAGGTAA
- a CDS encoding flagellar motor protein MotB, with translation MARKQYSHHEEHIDETWLIPYSDMLTLLLALFIVLYASSQIDQKKFEQLAQSFSYAFRGNTSIFESVRTVPYAVDGPSQMPVLPKTPAVVSGMAGANEQAYMIETVQLVELKKQLDRYIAENNLAGDIQTALTDDGLMIRIKDTALFASGRAELKPESLRLGTEIARMIAPLPQRVIVAGHTDNMPINTPEFPSNWDLSTVRALNFMKYMLSQAEIKPERISVSGYGEYRPVASNDTEEGRAKNRRVEVLIMRSYLPDGIKR, from the coding sequence ATGGCTAGAAAGCAGTATTCGCATCATGAGGAACATATTGACGAGACTTGGCTGATTCCTTATTCCGATATGTTGACTCTTCTTCTTGCTCTGTTTATTGTACTTTATGCGTCTTCCCAAATTGACCAGAAAAAATTTGAGCAGCTGGCGCAATCGTTCAGCTATGCTTTCCGGGGCAATACGTCCATTTTCGAAAGCGTCCGCACGGTGCCGTACGCGGTCGATGGTCCATCCCAGATGCCTGTTTTGCCTAAGACACCGGCAGTGGTATCCGGTATGGCCGGGGCCAACGAGCAGGCATATATGATAGAAACTGTCCAGCTTGTTGAACTGAAGAAACAGCTGGACCGGTATATTGCGGAAAATAATTTGGCCGGCGATATCCAGACCGCGCTTACCGATGACGGTTTGATGATAAGGATAAAAGACACGGCGTTGTTTGCCTCCGGCCGGGCCGAACTCAAGCCCGAGTCGCTGCGGCTGGGGACGGAGATCGCCCGAATGATAGCGCCGCTTCCGCAAAGGGTAATAGTAGCCGGACATACCGACAACATGCCGATAAATACGCCGGAGTTTCCGAGCAATTGGGATTTGAGCACCGTGCGGGCTCTTAATTTTATGAAATATATGCTGTCGCAGGCCGAAATCAAGCCGGAGCGGATAAGCGTCAGCGGCTATGGTGAATACCGCCCGGTCGCAAGCAATGACACGGAAGAAGGGCGGGCGAAGAACCGGCGGGTCGAGGTGTTGATCATGCGCAGTTATCTGCCGGATGGTATTAAACGGTAA
- a CDS encoding response regulator transcription factor — translation MNVLLVNDDPLELEQQKLLIQSVCPHWRLFTAGNGSAAINLTTTNYFELAFLNINLPAQSDLIVAGKLRQSGRVKDIVIVTAHQDFAIAHAAIKIGAADLLIKPISADELNTILSRYLPPKNTKPVYSPLITKVLTILENRYAERLSLTNIAATVHVNPSYLSRRFKAEVGYSFSQYLINLRLKIAKDLLISRPDLSIAQIAEQTGFASQQYLSALFHRNTGLTPREYRKNNPACRNQHQPYGCSDQPVSS, via the coding sequence ATGAATGTACTGTTGGTGAACGATGACCCGCTGGAGCTTGAACAGCAGAAACTTCTTATCCAGTCTGTCTGCCCCCACTGGCGCCTATTTACTGCCGGTAACGGTTCGGCAGCCATAAACCTGACGACAACCAATTATTTTGAGCTAGCGTTTCTGAACATCAATCTTCCGGCCCAGTCCGACCTGATCGTAGCCGGAAAGCTTCGCCAGTCGGGTCGAGTAAAGGATATCGTCATCGTTACCGCCCACCAGGACTTTGCCATCGCCCACGCGGCGATCAAAATCGGCGCTGCCGATCTTCTCATCAAACCCATCTCCGCAGATGAACTAAATACCATTCTCAGCAGATATTTGCCCCCAAAAAACACCAAGCCTGTTTATTCCCCGCTCATAACTAAAGTATTGACAATTTTGGAGAACCGTTACGCTGAACGTCTTTCCCTAACCAATATAGCGGCCACGGTACATGTCAATCCTTCATACCTCAGCCGCCGCTTCAAAGCCGAGGTCGGCTATTCCTTTTCCCAATACCTTATAAACCTTCGCCTAAAAATCGCCAAAGACCTATTGATCAGCCGTCCTGACCTCAGCATCGCCCAGATAGCCGAGCAGACCGGGTTTGCCAGCCAACAGTATCTGAGCGCTTTATTCCATCGCAATACCGGCCTTACCCCGCGCGAATATCGCAAAAATAACCCCGCTTGCCGCAATCAGCACCAGCCCTACGGTTGTTCCGACCAACCCGTCAGTAGCTAA
- a CDS encoding response regulator transcription factor, with amino-acid sequence MAKVRILVVDDSPFIHKAVARFFENDEKFEIVGSAYNGKEGSAMYFELKPDVVIMDIVMPIMDGLAAAQEILSKDSQARIIIQSGMQDDELVKKARQMGIKEFILKPVKEGELKKIISALVYNR; translated from the coding sequence ATGGCCAAGGTTCGTATTTTGGTGGTTGATGATTCGCCGTTTATTCATAAAGCTGTCGCTAGGTTTTTTGAAAATGATGAAAAATTTGAGATTGTCGGGTCAGCCTATAATGGCAAAGAAGGTAGTGCAATGTATTTTGAACTTAAGCCAGATGTTGTCATTATGGACATAGTCATGCCAATTATGGATGGGCTGGCCGCTGCTCAAGAAATTTTGAGTAAAGATAGCCAGGCCAGAATTATCATTCAAAGTGGGATGCAGGATGATGAACTGGTTAAAAAAGCTAGACAAATGGGGATTAAAGAGTTTATTCTCAAACCAGTCAAAGAAGGTGAATTGAAAAAAATTATCAGTGCACTCGTGTATAACCGATAG
- a CDS encoding methyl-accepting chemotaxis protein, producing the protein MSQLTGEELLDLFCKVAPYLNDVFAGDVGVTIARDGKYILYIPASDLNLGTRVGEPVRSGATKEALETGKQVVKYIPRDKSAYGVPYIANAMPIKDGGRVIGCVTTTQSVKSFETINHVTGELAASSEELTAGMQELASRATEVATVGGELRELSKNLLNAARKTDEIIAFIRTVANQTNLLGLNAAIEAARVGEMGRGFGVVAEEVRKLAAASAESVKNISESLTNMYRAIEALTQKIENIEHNVVSQEAAIQEMAKASQELAVMASRLSESAKTLYEFTE; encoded by the coding sequence ATGAGCCAATTGACAGGCGAAGAGCTGCTTGACTTGTTTTGCAAGGTAGCTCCTTATCTAAACGATGTGTTTGCTGGTGATGTCGGTGTGACTATCGCCCGGGACGGAAAGTATATTTTGTATATTCCTGCCAGTGACCTAAACTTGGGCACCAGGGTCGGTGAACCGGTGCGATCAGGCGCTACCAAGGAGGCCTTGGAAACCGGCAAACAGGTTGTTAAATACATTCCGCGTGACAAATCGGCCTACGGCGTTCCTTATATCGCTAATGCCATGCCCATTAAAGACGGCGGCCGGGTAATCGGCTGTGTAACAACCACCCAGAGCGTAAAGTCCTTCGAAACTATTAACCATGTTACCGGCGAACTGGCGGCCTCTTCCGAAGAACTGACGGCCGGCATGCAGGAGCTTGCCAGCCGGGCAACCGAAGTGGCCACAGTCGGCGGTGAACTTAGGGAACTGAGCAAGAATCTGCTCAATGCGGCGCGGAAAACAGATGAAATCATTGCCTTTATCAGGACGGTGGCCAACCAGACCAATCTCCTCGGCCTGAATGCCGCGATCGAAGCGGCCCGCGTCGGCGAAATGGGTCGAGGCTTCGGAGTCGTAGCCGAAGAAGTGCGAAAACTGGCGGCGGCCAGCGCCGAATCGGTGAAAAATATTTCCGAATCCTTGACCAACATGTACCGGGCCATTGAAGCGCTAACGCAAAAAATTGAAAACATTGAACATAACGTCGTGTCCCAGGAAGCGGCCATCCAAGAAATGGCCAAGGCCAGTCAGGAGCTGGCGGTTATGGCCAGCCGCCTGTCCGAGTCCGCCAAAACCTTGTACGAATTCACGGAATAA
- a CDS encoding methyl-accepting chemotaxis protein, with product MSQLSKVFAGYFALSYLLAALLPVGILLATGHQSIITTGLVIVTLGCAAAGTVVSLWLIGRLVLRPVNELVGRAEQITKGDLTQEIAVQATGEIQVLADSINVMTKFLRDLVTKIQEASQKVYDASAMAQTNSQQLAQAANQIAAMVQQTSTAVQEQAQNVQDLAEISNKIMANANEIATACHASANNAQAAMEKAQNGVAAVENINTKVLATRETLKQVNSQVLEMRERSEEIGRIAGMVSSIAGQTNLLALNAAIEAARAGEHGRGFAVVAEEVRKLAEDSRQAAGEIAKIVSESTKVTQEVIELIPKSLQEINESVDMVNNAREALGTINSASGEIAAATEEILATVENLSSDLKTVSDKTNALSATAQQIAAGAEEGGAAVEEQTATTQQISNAAGVTLGIVDELQSLVKQFRIK from the coding sequence ATGTCTCAATTATCTAAGGTTTTTGCGGGCTATTTTGCGCTAAGTTATTTGCTGGCTGCGCTGCTGCCGGTTGGCATATTGCTGGCGACCGGTCACCAGAGTATTATCACGACGGGGCTAGTGATAGTGACGCTTGGTTGTGCGGCAGCCGGGACGGTAGTTTCGCTGTGGCTGATCGGCCGACTAGTCCTTAGACCGGTAAATGAGCTGGTCGGCCGGGCCGAACAGATTACCAAGGGAGATTTGACCCAGGAGATCGCCGTACAGGCAACTGGCGAAATACAGGTGCTGGCTGACAGTATAAATGTTATGACCAAGTTTTTGCGGGACTTGGTCACTAAGATCCAGGAAGCGTCTCAAAAAGTTTATGACGCCAGTGCAATGGCGCAAACCAACAGCCAACAGCTGGCTCAGGCCGCTAATCAGATTGCGGCAATGGTGCAGCAGACATCGACGGCAGTGCAGGAACAAGCTCAGAATGTCCAGGACCTGGCCGAAATCAGCAATAAGATAATGGCCAATGCCAATGAGATCGCCACGGCCTGCCATGCTTCAGCCAACAATGCCCAGGCGGCAATGGAAAAGGCCCAAAACGGCGTGGCGGCGGTTGAAAATATTAATACTAAAGTACTGGCGACCCGGGAGACTCTTAAACAGGTCAACAGCCAGGTGCTCGAGATGCGGGAAAGATCAGAGGAGATCGGGCGGATTGCCGGCATGGTGAGCAGCATTGCCGGCCAGACTAACCTCCTTGCGCTTAACGCCGCCATCGAGGCTGCCCGGGCGGGCGAGCACGGCCGCGGGTTTGCGGTAGTGGCGGAGGAGGTCAGAAAGCTGGCCGAAGACAGTCGGCAGGCGGCCGGCGAGATCGCGAAAATAGTCAGTGAGAGTACCAAGGTTACCCAGGAAGTTATTGAACTCATTCCGAAAAGTTTGCAGGAAATTAATGAAAGTGTTGACATGGTAAATAATGCCAGAGAAGCGCTAGGGACAATAAATTCTGCGTCAGGTGAAATTGCTGCCGCTACCGAGGAGATCTTGGCGACGGTCGAGAATTTGTCGTCAGACCTAAAGACCGTTAGCGATAAGACCAATGCTTTGTCAGCAACCGCTCAGCAGATTGCGGCCGGCGCGGAGGAAGGCGGCGCGGCCGTTGAAGAGCAGACTGCCACTACGCAGCAGATAAGTAATGCGGCTGGAGTCACTTTGGGGATTGTTGACGAGCTACAGTCTCTGGTAAAACAGTTCCGGATAAAATAG